The genome window GTCCGAGGGGGAAGAAAACCGGAGTATACATTACATCCGGTAAGCTCTTTACGATATTGAGATTACCACCAAGCGAAGAGTGCATAGTTTTGACGGAGAAAGGGATGGCAAACAGGATAAGCCTTAAGGATGTACCCCTGCTTTCGAGGAACGCAAAGGGCGTTAAGCTGATAAACCTATCCGAGGGGGACAGGATGGTCGACGTGGTGGTAACGGAAGGCGAGAGATGAAGGCGGTTTACATAGAGGGGTTTGAGGATGCGGATGTTTTAAAATTCGGAAGTTTACCTGAGCCAAAGATAGGACCCGGTGAGGTTTTGGTAAGGGTTAAGGCCGTATCCTTGAACCATCTCGACGTTTGGGTCAGAAGGGGGGTATATCCGAAGTTAAAAATGCCCCACGTTTTGGGAAGCGATGTGGCCGGAATAGTAGAGGAGGTAGGGGAGGGTGTGGATCTGGAAGTTGGAAAGAAGGCTTTGGTTTCGCCGGGAATAAGTTGCGGAAAGTGCGAAATGTGCCTTTCCGGAAAAGATAACTTATGTAAGGATTATAGAATTCTGGGAGAGCACGTGTGGGGAGGGTATGCGGAGTTCGTAAAGGTTCCGGCTCAAAACATACTACCTTTTCCGGAAGGGCTCAGTTTTGAGGAGGCAAGCTCTATACCCTTGGTCTTTCTAACCGCATGGCAGGCCGTCGTAGAGAAGGGAGAGGTGAAGGCCGGAGATATGGTTTTCATCACGTCCGCAGGAGGAGGTGTTGGAAGCGCTGCGGTACAAATAGCGAAACTTTTTAACGCATTCGTGATCGCCACCGTAGGGTCGGATGAGAAGGTGGAAAGGGCGTACGATCTGGGGGCGGATTTCGTTATAAGCAGGAAGAAGGAGGACTTTGAGAGGGTGGTTTTGGAAAAGTTTGGGAGGGTGGATCTGGTCGTGGATCATTCCGGTAAGGAAAACTTACAAAAGCTCATAAACATAACCAAGTGGGGAGGGAAGGTCGTGATTTACGGCGCAACTTCGGGCTACGATGCCCAGATAGACCTAAGGCACATCTTTTACAGGCAGGTTTCCCTGATAGGTTCCACTATGGGAAGTAAGGGTTCCCTTTTCAGGGTGATACGCTTAGTGGAGCAAAAGAAGCTAAGGCCTGTAGTTTATAAGGTTTTGGAACTGAAGGATGCAAGGGAGGGGCACAGGATCTTGGAGAGCTTTTCGCCCTTTGGGAAGGTGGTCCTTGCGGTATGATGAACCTTTGGGAAAATTCATACAACGAACTTCTGGAGGTCGTGAAATCCATAAGGCACCTTGAACCTTTGGTTTATAGGGCTTTGAGCGGGATAATAGAGAGGTTGGGAAAAGGGGGAAAGATATTGATATGTGGAAACGGAGGGAGCGCATCGGATGCCCAACACTTCTCGGCGGAAATAGTAGGTAGGCTCAAGGGGGAAAGGAGGGGCCTTCCCGCCATAGCCCTAACTTCCGACGGGGTGCTAATAACCGCCATATCAAACGATTACGGTTACGAGAACGTCTTCTCTAGGCAGATAGAGGCCTTAGGAGAACCCTTGGACGTTCTGATTGCCATATCCACCTCCGGAAGATCTAAGAGCGTAAACAGGGCCGTGGAAACGGCCCACAGGCACGGCCTTTTTATCGTATATTTAACCGGTGCGGAAAATCCCACCCTAAACGATCTTGGGATCATAGACGTTCTGATAAAGGTCCCATCAAAGTCCACCCAAAGGGTGCAGGAAATTCACAGGTTCATCCTTCACGTGATGGCAGAAGGGATAGAACAGGCCATGTCCTTTTGAGCTCTCTTATAATACCCCGATATGGAGTTTATACCGAGGGCTTTGACGATAGCGGGTTCGGATAGCGGGGGAGGAGCGGGAATACAGGCGGACCTTAAAACATTTACA of Thiovulum sp. ES contains these proteins:
- a CDS encoding Zn-dependent oxidoreductase, NADPH:quinone reductase (PFAM: Alcohol dehydrogenase GroES-like domain; Zinc-binding dehydrogenase), with the protein product MKAVYIEGFEDADVLKFGSLPEPKIGPGEVLVRVKAVSLNHLDVWVRRGVYPKLKMPHVLGSDVAGIVEEVGEGVDLEVGKKALVSPGISCGKCEMCLSGKDNLCKDYRILGEHVWGGYAEFVKVPAQNILPFPEGLSFEEASSIPLVFLTAWQAVVEKGEVKAGDMVFITSAGGGVGSAAVQIAKLFNAFVIATVGSDEKVERAYDLGADFVISRKKEDFERVVLEKFGRVDLVVDHSGKENLQKLINITKWGGKVVIYGATSGYDAQIDLRHIFYRQVSLIGSTMGSKGSLFRVIRLVEQKKLRPVVYKVLELKDAREGHRILESFSPFGKVVLAV
- a CDS encoding phosphoheptose isomerase (PFAM: SIS domain~TIGRFAM: phosphoheptose isomerase); this translates as MMNLWENSYNELLEVVKSIRHLEPLVYRALSGIIERLGKGGKILICGNGGSASDAQHFSAEIVGRLKGERRGLPAIALTSDGVLITAISNDYGYENVFSRQIEALGEPLDVLIAISTSGRSKSVNRAVETAHRHGLFIVYLTGAENPTLNDLGIIDVLIKVPSKSTQRVQEIHRFILHVMAEGIEQAMSF